Genomic segment of Rhodococcus sp. W8901:
AACGCTGCCTTGACCAATTTCACTTCCTGGAGCTCTACTCATGCTTTCTGCATATTCTTTTGACGTCTTCACGTCTGCTTCCGACCGCGGTGCCCGCCGCTTCGATGCCGCGCTGCCCTCGCGTCTGCGTCCCGCCGATCTGCTGCGCATCACCGACCAGGGTGCCGCCGATGTCCTCGAGGGCCGTCACGACCACCTGCTTCCGGGCGCGTTCCCGACGCGGGAGCGGTGGTCGACCCGCCTCTACGCCGACGACGACGTCGACGTCTGGTTGATCAGCTGGGTACCCGACAGGTCCACCGAATTACATGACCACGCAGGCTCTTTCGGGGCTCTGACGGTGCTCAGCGGCAACCTCGCGGAGTGCCGCTGGACCGGTGGCGAGCTGCGTCGCCGCACCCTCGAGGCCGGCGACCAGGCGTCGTTCCCGCTGGGATGGGTGCACG
This window contains:
- a CDS encoding cysteine dioxygenase, which translates into the protein MPSRLRPADLLRITDQGAADVLEGRHDHLLPGAFPTRERWSTRLYADDDVDVWLISWVPDRSTELHDHAGSFGALTVLSGNLAECRWTGGELRRRTLEAGDQASFPLGWVHDVMRAPGPVTVTTEPTLSVHAYSPPLTAMSYYEVTDRGALRRTRTELTDLPEGGSK